In Sphaerospermopsis torques-reginae ITEP-024, the genomic window CAGTAATAATTTTATAAGCAGTAGATGAAAGTTGCAAGTCGTCTGTAACCCACCAAATAAAAGCATGGGTATCAAGTAATACTTTCATTCTCAATGTCTAGGGGATTAAGAAAATCTTTTAAAATATCTTCTGGTAAAGGTGAATTAAAGTCAGAAGCAATCACCACCTTACCACGATCTAAACCCGGTATTCGCGGTAATGGCTGCTGGGAAAAAGGTAAAATACGAGCCACAGGAGTACCACCTTGAGAAAGAATAACTTCTTCTCCTGAAAAAACTCTACGGAGTAATTCTCCAAAATCACCTAAGTTATCTGGGAGTTCTGCATTATACATTGTTAAGTTAATTAGTGGTAAAATTAATGTTAATTCTTTAGCTTATACTCCAATTTTACTATACTTTAAACTTATTTTCTTAGTTTTCTGCAAACTATCTTTGTACTCTTAACTTCTCAACTTAACCAACCGTAATTATAAATTATCCATCAAATCAATTATCACCGTGAATCAGCCCATCTACTCACTATTCATCCCCATCTACAACGAAGAAGAAAACATCACTGAGATGTATCGCCGTCTCACTCATGTCATCGAACAATTAGACGGTGAAACTGAACTAATTTTAATTGATGACGGTAGCCGCGATCGCTCTTTAAGCATGATCCGCGAATTACACCATCATGATAGTCGAGTCCGTTACCTAAGTCTAGCTCGCAATTTTGGTCATCAAGTCGCAGTCACAGCAGGTCTAAATTTTGTCCAAGGTAAAAGCATCATCGTTATGGATGCTGACTTACAGGACCCACCAGAATTAATTTTAACCATGATTGACAAATGGCATGAAGGATATCAAGTAGTTTACGCCCAGCGCAAGTCCCGTCAAAAAGAAAATTGGTTCAAACGCTTAACAGCATATCTTTTTTATCGCATTCTCAAACGTTTGGCTAAAGTTGACATCCCTGTGGATACAGGAGACTTTTGTTTAATGGATAGACAGGTAGTAGATATCCTCAATACCATGCCAGAACGTAACCGTTATATTCGTGGTTTACGTGCTTGGGTAGGTTTTCGACAAACATCCGTACTTTTTGAAAGAAGTCCCCGTTATGCTGGAGATGTAAAATATACTTTCGGTAAATCTTTATCCTTAGCAATTGATGGTATTATCTCATTTTCCACAGTTCCTTTAAGACTCGCAACCTATTTAGGTATCATATCAGCTACTATTGCCTTAATTATGATCCTATTAGTTCTTTATTGGCGAATATTTGCACCAGTCTCTCACCTCATTGGTTACACATTAATTACTATCGCTATGTTTTTCTTAGGTTCAGTCCAGTTAATTTGTATTGGTATTTTAGGTGAATACATTGGTCGAATTTATGAAGAAGTCAAAGGTCGTCCTCTTTATATAGTCAAGGAAACTGGAGGTTTGAAAAAAACTTAATTGCCTTAAATAACCTACTTATTTAATTTCATAATTTTTCTATCTTTTTGGTAACTAAAAAATCACCATTAATATACAAAGGAAATACCAATGTCACCCCAAGAAATTACTTTACTCCTCTTCTCAGTCTTCATCAGTGTTGCTGGACAATTTCTCTTAAAAATGGGAGCAATAAAATTAGGAAAAGTTCATGCAGGTAACATTATTAATCTCATCCTCAACATGATCACCATACCCGAACTATTATTAGGACTCACCTGTTATGGGATTGGTGCTGTAGCCTACATTCTTCTACTTACAAGAGTTAACCTCAGCGTGGCTGCACCTGCGGTATCCGTTGGTTATATATTTTCCGTATTGTTGGGTTTCTTTATTTTAAAAGAACCTATTCCTATGATCCGCCTTGTGGGATTAGGTTTTATTGTTACAGGAGTAATATTAGTAGTTTGGAAAAAATAAACTCAAAGCAAAAATTATTTATATTTATAATTCCTCTTTGATTTTTCAAAAAAATTAGTACACATATCTAGTTATTTCTCCCCTATTCCCTACTCCCTATTGCCTATTCCTTCTGTCAACGAGTAAATATAGCTACACCCCAAACTATCACAACTCCAATACTAGGGCTATAGCAGTATCCATATTAACAAATAACTCAACCACGATCATGGCAAAATATGATATGTTGTTTTTTTGTCTATCTATTCGATATATTTCTAAAAACAACAAAATCCAGTGAAAAAATTAATTTTTTCTTTTACAAGAACGAAGGAACTTAAACATTAAAATATACATCTCCAGTAATGTTACTGTTAGTTTGTGCCGTTAATTTGGTTTAGATACTATATTCCTCAAGGCTGGTTATGTGGAATAATCATTAATTTATTACCCTTCGATGTGGACAAAAGTAAAAAAGTCACAGATTCCATACTTAAGGAAATAACTGAATGGTAAATTTCACCGTAATTTCGGAACTTCTATAAGTTACCATTGCAGTTTTGATGATTTCTAGTAGATAACTAAGTATCTAACATCTAGAAAAAAAATATGTTATAAACTACCGTCATCAACGTGAGCGACGGTTCAACCCTTGAAGGAGCTATGCAGTGGAAAACAACAAGTCATTTTTTTGGCCGCAGGGAATATTGATTGTATTGCTGTGTTTAACTGGTACTTTGGGTATTGGGTTAATGATGCTTGTGAGGGCAAATACCTCTGAAGCTCAAAATAACCAGCGTATCAATTTCAATGAAATTGCTGCTAATACAGTCACTCAGCAACGGATTGAAAAATTTAAGGCTGCAATGCTCACTACCTGGCAAAAGGAAGCACAGGCAAAAGGTATTATCACTGATGTACCATCACGCTTTCAAGGGGTAACAATAAAAGCTGCTACACTTCCCCCAGATCAAAAAGTAATTGCACTAACTTTTGATGATGGTCCCTGGCCAAAAAGCACTGCCCAGGTTCTAGATATTCTCAAAAAAAATAATATTCAAGGTACATTTTTTGTCGTTGGGCAAAATGTAAAAAATTATCCTGATTTAACTAGACGTATAGTTGCTGAAGGCCATTCTATTGCTAATCATACCTGGCATCACTGGTATCATCACATGAACCCGCAAACCGCAGCTTATGAAGTTGCCAATACCACAGATATTATTTTTAAAACTACAGGGGTGAAATCCGGTTTATTTCGTCCACCTGGTGGAATTATGACTAATGGTGTCGTATCCTACGCCAGAAATAA contains:
- a CDS encoding polysaccharide deacetylase family protein — protein: MENNKSFFWPQGILIVLLCLTGTLGIGLMMLVRANTSEAQNNQRINFNEIAANTVTQQRIEKFKAAMLTTWQKEAQAKGIITDVPSRFQGVTIKAATLPPDQKVIALTFDDGPWPKSTAQVLDILKKNNIQGTFFVVGQNVKNYPDLTRRIVAEGHSIANHTWHHWYHHMNPQTAAYEVANTTDIIFKTTGVKSGLFRPPGGIMTNGVVSYARNNKYAIIMWSSDSIDYSRPAVPRLINNIFKTAKPGGIVLMHDGGGDRTHTVQALPEIISRFRKQGYKFVTVPELLEMQDQQQQLAANKK
- a CDS encoding type II toxin-antitoxin system Phd/YefM family antitoxin, which codes for MYNAELPDNLGDFGELLRRVFSGEEVILSQGGTPVARILPFSQQPLPRIPGLDRGKVVIASDFNSPLPEDILKDFLNPLDIENESIT
- a CDS encoding EamA family transporter, producing MSPQEITLLLFSVFISVAGQFLLKMGAIKLGKVHAGNIINLILNMITIPELLLGLTCYGIGAVAYILLLTRVNLSVAAPAVSVGYIFSVLLGFFILKEPIPMIRLVGLGFIVTGVILVVWKK
- a CDS encoding glycosyltransferase family 2 protein; translation: MNQPIYSLFIPIYNEEENITEMYRRLTHVIEQLDGETELILIDDGSRDRSLSMIRELHHHDSRVRYLSLARNFGHQVAVTAGLNFVQGKSIIVMDADLQDPPELILTMIDKWHEGYQVVYAQRKSRQKENWFKRLTAYLFYRILKRLAKVDIPVDTGDFCLMDRQVVDILNTMPERNRYIRGLRAWVGFRQTSVLFERSPRYAGDVKYTFGKSLSLAIDGIISFSTVPLRLATYLGIISATIALIMILLVLYWRIFAPVSHLIGYTLITIAMFFLGSVQLICIGILGEYIGRIYEEVKGRPLYIVKETGGLKKT